The Sulfurovum riftiae region GTTTCAATGTTGCACTTGGATTCGAGCGCGCGCGCACCACTCTTCAGGAAGAGATCAGTGCCTTCACGACGAGACAGTTTGCACTTGGGACCAATATAACGAGCCATTCTTTACTGTCTCCTGATTACACGCGGCGCTTCTTCGGCGGACGGCACCCGTTGTGCGGGATCGGCGTCACGTCGGTGATGCTGGCGATTTTATAACCACATGCGTTCAAAGCACGCACGGCGGACTCACGACCCGGGCCCGGGCCCTTGACGTTGACGTCGAGGTTCTTCAGGCCGTACTCCAGAGCAGCCTGGCCAGCGCGCTCTGCAGCGATCTGGGCAGCGAACGGAGTGCTCTTACGCGAGCCGCGGAAACCGGAACCACCCGAGGTAGCCCAGGAC contains the following coding sequences:
- the rpsK gene encoding 30S ribosomal protein S11 yields the protein SWATSGGSGFRGSRKSTPFAAQIAAERAGQAALEYGLKNLDVNVKGPGPGRESAVRALNACGYKIASITDVTPIPHNGCRPPKKRRV